The sequence gaaaatcatcaaattttccgagactgaaaacttttagcacatatatgtatattttttcagtacatGCAACTTCTCTACCACACCATTGGTTTCATCCTCGCCGTCGTTTCCCCGAACAAGAGACACATCATCTTTGACTATTGGGCACGTGCTCTCACCGGACCCATTGGAGttgtgagtttttcaaaaatttatttagtaaataaaaacgaattattagtttgaaaaacggAAGATACTAAGTACTATTTTTCCAGGCGGTCACCGTTCTTTTCTGGGGACTCTTCCTCTTTGACCCGGCAACACTGGCTCGTGATGAAATGGCAATGAAGATCCTGACACTTTTCTGGTTCAATCACGGACTTGTAAGCACTTCATGTATACATATATTCGTTCAATATGAAGTATTTTTAGCACACCCTCCCCGCAATCACTGCCCACTTGGACCTTGCCATCTACAATCATACTTCGTTTTCAACCAGCGCCATCCTCAAGGGAATCGCTGTTTTTGTGACGCTCTACTTGATTGAGTAAGGGCTATTTGGATTTAAATTTAGGATGAAGATATTGAATGTTTAAACCAGAAATAGGTGGAACTTGTCAATTACCAATTATTGGTGAGCCAATTGTGTTCTCAATCTATGCTTAAACATGATGACAATTTTCactaaactcaaaattgaaagtgtCGGAAAAATTATGGTCTGTAAAATTTCGCCGACTTTTTTTGATGTGAAAATATTACTTCAATATGGTTTAATCacttatttattaattttatttatttaaactagtatgctattttcaaaaaagtttataggAAAATGAATAATAAGAATAGGAACATCAAAAAACATGTATTCAAAACGA comes from Caenorhabditis elegans chromosome X and encodes:
- the cTel55X.1 gene encoding FAR-17a/AIG1-like protein (Confirmed by transcript evidence); this encodes MIKVIFHLVSAVLYAAVCYRDTTIVTGALLPIPYQTWSRFVWLTIIDLYMQLLYHTIGFILAVVSPNKRHIIFDYWARALTGPIGVAVTVLFWGLFLFDPATLARDEMAMKILTLFWFNHGLHTLPAITAHLDLAIYNHTSFSTSAILKGIAVFVTLYLIDLHYVFYTSGFWAYPILGELAAPFRLVFIAACMFIVYLGYVWLSFLGALVHGVEKPKNKKRN